The genomic segment CCTCAACCGAGTTGAGGTCAATCAAAGGTCTCAACGACGAGCACTGCGGGCCGGGGAAGTTCCCCCGGCCCGTGCCGTTGAGCGGTGCCGGCTCGGCTTTCTCCTTGTGCCCGGCCGGCGCGGGCAGAGGTCGGCGCCGCGTGGCGAACATATGACTCACGCGTGCCGACTGGCGCGGTCAAGGTTGCATCCTCCGGGGAAGGTGGGTATTGTCCCGACGCCACGCTTCTGGGCGGGGCGTGACACACGCCGGTGAGGATCTCTCCTCACCGGCGTTGTCGTTTTGAGGGAGGTGAAGCCGGGAGAGGCGGTTGACAAAGCCCGCGCTATCGGCGCCGCGCCTACAAACGTAATCCCGCCGCCAAGCTGGCGGGGTGCGAAGGCGGTCGGGTTCCGGTCGGTTCATGTCTCGCGCCCGATCGATCGGGGCGCTAAACTCAAACGCTGGGGGAGTGTTCGTCGCGAGGGGGCGCACCAGTGGAGGGCTCTACCACGGCCGAAGCGGATCTGTACCGCGGCCTGGCGGACGTGGACCGGCAGTGGCTCCGCTCGCTCGCCACGGACCTGCGCGCCAAGCTCCGGCGAACCGCCCTCGAGGTGGTCGCCAGCGGCAAGCTGCTCGCCGCGGCCCGGCGCCGGCTGAGCCGGGACCAGTGGCGGCCGTGGCTCGAAGCCGAAGCGCAGGTGCCGGTGCGGAGCGCGGCCCGGCTCACTGGCCGGCTGGCTGCACGCGGGTGCTGTTCGCATCGCGTCCCGCGCTCGCCGGGCGGAGGAACGGCTGCGGCAGCATGAAGCCGTCACGGAAGTCCTGCAGGTCGCCCCGGAATGACCGCCTTGCCGCGCTCCGCGGCAATCGGTGCCATAACTCGCCCGGACGACGATCTGGTCGTCGCTTGGAACGCGGATCAACCCTCCCGATCCTCAGTCCCGCGAGTCGGAAGTGGAACCCGAGCAATGACCGTGGTGCCCCGGCCCGGGACCGACTCGATCACCAGCGTCCCGCCCAACAGGGTCAGACGCTCCCGGATCCCGAGCAAACCCACCCGACCCCCGGCCCACGCCGGGGCAGCCACCGATTCGGCGTCGAACCCGACCCCGTCGTCCTCGACCACCGCCGTCACCAGACCTGGGGACAGCTGGAGGACGAGGCTCACCCGCCGCGCGCCCGAGTGCCGGATCACGTTCGTCAGCGTCTCCTGAACCACCCGGTAGAGGGCCGTTTCGACCGCTTGGGGCAGCCGCCCGGTGCCCCAGCCGACGGACTGGAAGTCGATCTCGATCCCGGACCGCTCGGCCCAGTCGTCGGCGTAGTTCGACAGGGCCGTCAGCAGCCCCAGGTCGTCCAGGGCCGTGGGCCGGAGGTCGCGTGCGAGCTGGTGGACCTCTCGTCCGATCCGGTCGGTGAGCTCCCGGAGCTGGGGCAGTTGCAGCCGGGCCGGTGACGGGTCGGGTGTCGTGGCCTCGAGCGTCTTTAGACCGAGGCCGAGCGCCGTCACCAGTTGCCCCATCTGGTCGTGCAGGTCGCGGGCGATGCGGCGGCGCTCGTCCTCCTGGGCGGTCGCCAGCAGTCGGAGCAGCTCCCGGCGGTCCACCTCGGCCGTCTCCCGGCTTCCGATCTCGGCCTGCAGTGCCGCGTTCGCCGCGGCCAACTCGCCGGTCCGTTCGGCCACGCGGCCCTCCAAAAGGTGTTGGGCCTCGCGCAGTCGGGCGTTGAGCGCTCCCGTTTCCTCCATGAGTTCGTGCTGCCGGACCGACGAGAGGACGAGGGCCTCGTTCACCGCCGCCGCCTGGCTGCGGAAGACCGCCGTCTCGGTCGCGTCCGTCACCTGAATCATGACCCCCGCCGGGCGTTCGTCCGCTCCCAGGATCGCCCACACCGCGTACGACCAGTACACGGGGACCGATTGCGTGTGCCGGTGCTCCTGCTCGGCAAGCGTCTCGTGAAGCCCGGTGCGGAACACCCGGTCGAGCAGCGCCTGGCACCCGTTCCCTTCGCTTTCTGGGACAGTCTCGGCGAACGGGCGCCCGACGAGATCCTTTCGTTCCCGCCCGACGAACCGAGCGAAGGCGGGGTTGACGTAGATCACGACGTGGGTGAGGCCCTCGACGGCGACCGTGGGCTGGGGCGACCGCTCGGACAGGTACCGGCAGATGCGCCGAAGTAGGGGCGTGTCCACCGAGGTGTCGAGTCCCAGTTCGGCATCCATCGCCAACACCTATTCTTCCGGTTCCGGTACCACCAGGTCGAGAGGTTCGGGCACCCCTGTGGTGAGACCGTGGTAGCCCGTCAGCCGCTCACCGATACGCAACCCTTCCGACGTGATCTGGTACTCGCAAATGTCCTTGCTGTGGTCCCCGGCCCGCACCTTAACGACCATAATCACCTTGCGGAGTTGGCCGTCGATCTCCACGTACCTGAGTCGAATAATGTCGTCACTCAGGAACGAGATCGAGTAGGGACTGAGCGCCAGTTCGGTGAAGGTCTCGGTCACCTCAACGGTACTGACGATCGTGACCCCGGTCCGCGTCACGGCCCCGATCATCCGGTAGAGCGACTCTCGGAAGTCGGTGCGGAAGCCGGGGGCCAAAGCCATCTCGAACCCCGCCAGCGAATCGATCACCAGCCGCTTCGCTCCGGTCCGTGCCACCACGTCGAGGATCTCACGCATCGCCTCGTCAACCGACAGGTCGAGGGGGCGCAGGTAGATGATGCTGAGTTTGCCGTCGCGCTGTGGCTGCGTAAAATCCATACCGAGGCTGGCGGCCCGGCCCGCGTACTCCTCCGGGCGCTCCTCGAAGATGGCCACGATCCCCGGTTCCCCGAGTCGGAGGCCCTCGGCGATGAACTGGCTCGCGAACACCGACTTCCCCGCCCCCGACGGTCCCACCACCAGCAGGCTGTCGCCCTCGGGGATGCCGCCGCCGAGCATCGCGTCCAGTCCGGGTACGCCGCACGGGAGCCGCCGCCGCTCGCGGGCCTTCGCCGTCCGCCCGGTGAGGCCGAAGTTGCGCGGGAACGCCTGCACGCCGTCCTCGGTGATGCGGAACGTGTGCAAGCCCGGGACCGACGCCTGGCCCCGGAGCTTCATGACCTGGAGCTTCCGGACGATCGAGTTCCGCTCGACCTGCTGGTACAGCCAGAACAATCCGTCGGCCACGGTGAACACGGGGTTGTCTCGGACCTCGCCTTCGGTGTACTCCCCGATGAGGAACGTGGTCGCCTGCCAACTCGTGAGGTGGAGGGCGAGGCGCTGGATGAACCCCTGGAGTTCCGCTTCTCCGGTTCCGCCCACGGCCTTTCGGACGACCGTTCGGAACGAGTCCACCACCACGACGGCGGGGTGAGTTGCCTCGACCTCTTTGATGATTTCCGCCAGGACGGCCTCCAGATCCTGCTCCAACACGACTTGACTCAGGTTGACGAACCGGACAGCGGTGTTCAGCTTGGCCGGGTCGAAGAACTTGAACTGCTGCTGGTACCGGAGCATCTTCAGGGCCGGTTCACCGAGCACGGTGAAATACAAGGCCGGGCGCTCCGGGGTGGCGTTGGCGAACACCACCTGGTGGGCGAGGGTCGACTTCCCTCCGCCGGGGCTCCCGGCGATGATGTTGAACGAGTATTCGGGTAAGCCGCCGCCCAGGATCTCGTCCAGGCCGGGCACCCCGGTCGGCAGCTTCCGAATCGTCACTCGGTCTTCCGCGCTCATGGTTGTTCCCCACTTCCCGCATCCGCTCCGGTTACGGTCTCATCGGGCCAAACGTCGCGTACGAGGCGCAGTGTGAGCGGTTCGCCGATGAAAGTGACCAACAGGTCGAGTAGTCTGGCGACGATCGTGTCCCCAGCCCCGCTCTCCACCCCCTCGTCGGGCTGAAGTCCTTCGAGACCTTCCAGCCTACCATCGGCGCACACCTGCGCGACTGCGAGCGAGGGCACTTCGGTTTTCGCAATTGCCAGCGCCCGCGACATGAGGGATCGGAAGCCGGCGACCCCGGCCAACCGCACGAGCGGCGCGCGCAGCCGGTGGCACACCCGTACAGCGGCACTAGGGTACGCGCCCGGGGATGTGTCGCGCGCCGCTTCGAGGGCGATCAGCCGCCTGGCGAGGTCTCGGATTGCGGGCGTGACCGTACTCATCGTGGGTGTTTCCCGCCGGGCCGGAGCCAACTGACTCGGGTCCATGCGGCTCCCGCGCGCGGTCCAAGATGCTAGTGGGACCGTGCATCGCACCCTGGCATCCGGAGTCCCGAACACGCAAGTTGCACTCCTCAAGATACTGAAACCGCACTGCCACAACTCGGTTCAATAATGTTAAGGGGATTCAAACACGAACGGACCAACCGGCGAAAGTGGAGTGAAGACCGATGGGACGGAGAGACGGGGACGCATCTGTTGCCCGACGTCTGGGCCAAACAGCACCTCCCCGCCAGCCACTGAGTTCCCAACTCGCCTCGCCCGAACTCAACGCACACCCGCGCCGCCCATTCCGTGGGCGCATCCAGAGAACCTGCCCTCCGTGTTCGTCCGGCATCGCACCCTGGTCAGGTTCACCTTGTCGCCGGTGACGACGCCGAACCAGTGCTCCAGGGCCGTCGCGCTCTCGGTGCGGATCGCCCGCACCAGGTCCGCGTTGACCCACAGCCCGCTGCCGCCCGGTTCGCACCGCGGTTGGACGCGTGGCCAAGGGATGCGGGCGGCGCTCATGGTGGTGACGGTGCAGTCGCGGTCACGGTACAGGCAGGTGACGACTTCGCCGCGTTTGACAGCGGGCGCACTGTAGGTGCCGATGAGGGGCGGGGCGGAGGGCATAAAGGGAGTTTACTTGGCCGGGTCCGGTGCAGCGTGTGGTTCGGCTCTGGAACACCGTGGTCGCCGGCTGCCACGTGGGCGCGGACGGCGTTAGTCGAAGTCGAAGAAGGTGACCTCCAGCACACGGCCGGTGTCGGGGTCGAAGCGGACCTGTAACCGGCTCCCCCACTCGAACGGCCCGGATCCAAACAGACCCCCTTGCTCAAGTTGGTACTCCAGAAGGTGGCCGGGCGACTCCTGGTCCCCCGGGCCGAGTAGCGCCACCACCTCCGCCCAGGTCCGGTTGACGAGCAAATGGCTGTGGTTCAGATCGCCGGCCATCCGCATCCGCTGGCGGGCATCGCCGGCCCGCCAGCGCTCGGCCTCGAAGGGGCGGGACGAGTACAACAGGCACTCCGCAGCCAGGGCAACGATCGGCCCGCCGACCGCGACAGCTATAGTGGCTACGCAGACGATGTATCTCGCCCGACCCATCGCGCCTCCATTCGACTCTCTTGCCGAACGTTACAGCTCACCGGCCGCGCACAACGCGATACCGTCAGGAAACAACGCATGTGCAGCGGTCCGGTGCAGCGTGAGGTTCGGCCCTCAATCGAGTCGATGGAGTGGGACGCGGATCTCCAACTTGTCGGCTCCGGGACTGACCCGCCGAACGGACACCTGGAACTCCGGTTGATCCAATATTGCCGGCTCGGTGATGAGGTAACCAGGGGCCGATACGCGGAACGACCAGCGCGGCATGTAGACCGAGCGGATGTGGGTGAACCCCAGCCCGCTGTCCTCCCCCACCACCCAGTTGTTTCGGCACACCCGGCAGGCCGAACCGTTGGTGTCGGTAGGGAGGGCGAATCCGCCCGCTTCCCGTTCCTGATCAGCGCCCGTGTACCACCCGCCCCCAGAGCGCACAGTGACCTCAGCGCCCGTGATCGGCACGCCGGAGCCGGCATCCACCACAACGAACTGCACTTCAAGGTCCGTGCCCCCGACCCAGTACACACGACCGGAGTCGATCGCACCCAGGGCGAGAGCGACCACAACGACCCCGAGCAACACGCGCAGTGTCCACTTGCTCATTGGTCCGCCCTTCTGTGGCCGAACGATCCAGCTCACCGGCCCGGCCGTGACTCCAGTAACACACGCGGATGCACAGTGAGCAATGAGAAACAGAACAGATGGCCGGGTCCGTGTGCAGCGCAGGGTTCGGCTCGATGATCCTCGCCCTCTTTTCCTTCACCACGGGTGCGGTCTACGAGCTGGGAACCTCCAACACGATCACCCGCCCCGCGGCCACCGCTTGCGCCCAGTCCCTCTCGTCTAGCCACGGCGTCTCGTTGTCTCGGACCGTGTGGAAGCGCACCACCGGGTTGTCATCCGCGCAGAAGTAGACGCGGAAGCGACGACCGGGGAAGTCCCGCGCTAGTTTCGCCTGCCAGCTCTGCGCGATGAGCGTGCCCGCCTCGAAGGCGGCAAGGAAATCGGGATGCGCGGCGTCGTAGTACCCGCGCCCGGGGTCCGAGCCATCGAGACCAGCGCCGTGCTCCACGAAGTCCAGCACATGGACGTGGTTGCAGAACGCCTCCGCGGCCGTGAGATCCCCGAAACAACCCAAGCCCGCCGGGTCGACTTCGTGGAGGAAGACCCCGCCCCCGACCTCCACGAAGGAGGGCCAAGCGACGCGAAGGATCGCTACTGCGTTTCTTGCCTTCACGAACCCCGCCTTCCTCGCCGAACGATACAGCTCACCGGCCCGGCCGCGATGCCCGCGACCAACACGGACAACCGAGGACCAACGGGAAACAAGGCAGACGGCCGGGTCCGGTGCAGCGCCAGGTTCGGCTTTTGGGCACCCGCCCCGCGACCACGCCTTTATCCCACGCGGACGCGCCGCGAGTAACGGGAAACAAGCTACGTGGCCGGGTCCGGTGCCACGCGGGGTTCGGCTTTGGGGTACGGGACGTGACGGTGAATCCGCTCCCACAACTCAACGAACCCCGCCATGTCCCGGTTGTTCTCCTCCCGGGCAATGCTATACGGGCCGTAGGCATGCACGGTCTTGACCTCCGCGCCGAAGCGTACCGAGATAAACCAGCAGGGCAAATCGGTGACGACCATCGTCTCGTGGCTGTAGGAATCTCGGAAGCCGCGAAAACCGATCCGGTCCGCGAGCGCCAGAATCTCGTCCACATCGGCAGGGCGAAGTTGTACCGCTTCTCGCCGCAACTCGTCGCAATACATATTGGAACTGATGGCCAGAAAAATCTCCTGCCGCAGCCCCCCATCGTGGCTTATGGTGATTCGCCACCTTGAGAGGTCGTCGCTGAACCCCGGCATGACTTGGGCGGCAGCGATCACTTCTTGATCAGTCAGCGGGGCGTGCAGTGTCTCCACAGTACCTGAAACCGGCTCCCACTCGGCCCCATTTTCGGTTCGTCCAGCAACCCGAATCGCCTCGTCGCCGAAATCGTTTTGGACCTCGTGTGCCGCCGACCGTCCCGTTACCGGCGGTAATGGCGGCGTGGGGAAATGACAGTGGCCGCACGTTGCCCCGTCCCAAGCAAAGCTAAAGCCACATTGGGGGCAAGCGGACATTTAGTGCGCCCTCTTGTGGCCGAACAGTGATTATGCAGGTCCGGATAACACCGGTAATTCTCACGCTGATGCTAACGCGATTTGCCGGGGGAAGCAACGGCCGGTCGGGGAATGGCCCGTCACCCTCCAGTGTTATGCCGACCGGGCGGCCGGCTATCACGGCCCGGTGATATGCGGACCGGCGCTCCCGCGGAACCTCGGACGGCCGCCAGCTTCTGGTCGGTGCGCCCGCTGACGCCGACGGCGGTAGCGACCCTGTCGCGGGTCTGGCCGGCGGAAGCTTCTGGCAATTTGCCAGAAGCTTGGCCCCCGGCCTTACCGCCTGCGCGCTTCCGCTCCTTCGCCTTCGGCTTCTGCTTCGCCTTCGCCTTCGGCTTCTCCAGCGCCTCAATCCGTTTCCCCAGTGCGATCAGTTCGGCCGTTGGCAGCGGCTCGCGAGCGATGTTCTCATCTCGCTCGGCCCGGCCCAGTTCGGGAACGGCGCGGTGCAGCACCTTCGTCGCACAGTCCACGCTGAATCCGCTCACGCCCACGATCTGGCCCATAATGGGGCGGGTTTCGCCTTTGGAAATCGGGTACGCAGAATTCTGCGTACCCGATTTCGCCCGCTCGCTTTTCTTGTCTCCACCGCCCTTGCTCATTCGCTCCTTGGCCTGCCGCTCGTGGATCTCCCGCGCCGCGCCCGCAACCATCGCCAGTTGCGACGGCGCGAAGTGACGCCGGCGCAAAGCGTCCGGGAAGAAGTGGAACAACTACTGGCGAAACGAGCGTACCCGCTTCACATCGACTCTTCACGCCGGAACCCTTGCCGCACCCCGCCGAGACAGTATTACCGATTTATAGACCGTAACACGCCGCCGCCGGACTCGGAGTCCCCCGTGACCCTTACCTTACGATGCTTGGCCCTCGCCTTCCTCGCCGTCGCGGGCGGCACCGCCGCCGCCCATGAGATCAAGGTGTTCAGCAGCCGCCACGCTCTCCCCGAGGCGGGGAAGGCCACGATCTTCCTGTCCTGGGGCCACCGGGTGCCGGTGGACGAACTGGTCGATGCCGCCCCCATCGAGCGGTACGACCTGATCGCGCCGGGCGGCGGCGTCACCGCGTTGAAGAAGGACGGCGTGTCCCTCCAGGCGAACGCGGTCGAACTGAAGGACGACGGGGTCCACACCGCCGTCGTCACTCGGAAGTCGAGCGTCTACACCTACGTCCTCGGCGACGACGACGAGCGGCAACTCAAGCGCGGCCCGAAGACCGAACACACGAAAGCCAGGGTCGAGTCCGCGACCCGCTACCAGCAGGCCGGCAAAGCCCTGATCGTGGTCGGCAAGGCGGGTGACGCGGCCCCGAAGCCGGTCGGCCTGCCGGTCGAGATCAACCCGCTCGACGGCCCGGCGAAGTGGACCGCCGGTTCGGACGTTCGGTTCCAGATCGTCCTCGACGGCAAGCCGGTGCCGACCGCCGAGGTGCTGGCCCGCGAAGTGGGCTTCAAGCCCGACGATGCGTGGTCCTACGCGACGGAGTCGAACCGCAAGGGCGAGTTCACCGTCCGCCCGTCCAAGGCCGGCACCTGGGTCGTGAAGGTCAACGTCAAGAAACTGACGCAGGGGAAGACGCGGGAGGAATACGACTTCGACTCGTACACAGCCACGCTGACACTGGAGGTGCGACCATGAGTTTCCGATTGCCAGTGACCACGGTTCTCCTACTCGTCGCGCCGTCCTTCGCCTCGGCCCACGGCATCGGTGTGGAGGCGAAGCTGAAGGGCGACCGGGTTGCCGTCGAAGCGTTCTTCGACGACGACACGCCCGCCGCCGACGCGAAGGTGGCCGTGACCGGCGAGGACGGCAAGGTGGTCGCCGAGGGGAAGGCGGACGCGAAGGGGACGTGGTCCTTCCCCGCCCCGCCAGCCGGCAAGTACAAGGTCACGGTGGACGCCGGCGGCGGGCATCTGGCGAAGACGACGATCACCATCCCGGCCCGACCGCCCTCGGTGCCAAGCACGGTCCCTTCAGAAGGGGCAGCACCCCCGACCGCACCGGCGGCGGAACCCGACTTGGTCGTGTCGGACGGGCCGACCCGCGCGGAAACGACCGGATGGCGGCGGTGGCTCATGGCCGGGGTCGGTGTCACCGTCATCGGCCTCTTGACGCTCTCATTTCGGCTGTTCGCACGCAAACGTCTACGCAGCCCCGCAACGGAGGAACCCGTAACAATGACGACACAGACCCGACGCCCCGGCTTCACCCTGATCGAGTTGCTGGTGGTGATCGCAATCATCGCCATTTTGATCGGCCTGCTCCTGCCCGCCGTTCAGAAGGTCCGCGAAGCGGCGGCCCGCGCGAAGTGCCAGAACAACCTGAAGCAGATCGGCCTGGGGCTGTTCAACTACGAATCGACCTACCAGAAGTTCCCGTCCGCCGCCACCGGCCCCAGCTACGACGGCACCCCGTATCTGAACTCATGGATGAAGTCACTCCTGCCGCACATCGAACAGCAGAACCTCTACAACCAATTCGCCCTCAACACCAACTGGTACGAGACACCGAACTTCACCGCGATCTCCACGCCGGTGAACATCTACGTCTGCCCCTCCGCTCAGGGAACGCACACGGCCAGCGGCGTCATCGATGACCTGATGTACCCCAAATCCTCTCCCAACGCGCCCCCGACCATCCCGAACGCAGCGACCACGGATTACGCGGCGCTTACGGGCCTGGAGTTCAAGTTCTGGGCGGCGAACGGACTGCCTGTTCCGGCGGCGACCAGCGCGGCCTACAAGACCATGACCAACTTGAAAGGGGTGTTGGCGTCTCCGGGTACGCCGATTGCCGGCGTGACCGATGGGCTGTCGAACTGCATGGTGGTTTCGGAATGCGCGAACCGGCCAACGCTCTGGGCGATGGGGAGGCAGACCACGACTCCGATCACCGAGGACGGTTACTCGTCCGGGGGCTACGGGTTGACCGACAGCACCGGGCTGGTTGTGATGGGGTCGCCGTGGGCGAGCGAGTACGGAGCCGCCCTGGTCCTCAACGGATTCGATCCTTCGGCCAACGCCAAGCCGGGAACGTGTCTCATGAACTGCACCAACATGTGGGAGATCTACAGTCCGCACACGGGGGGTGCGAACACGCTGATGGGCGATGGTTCCGTCCGATTCGTGAACTCGTCCATCAGCGCAGCGGTCCTTTCGGGGAGCATTACCCGTGCCGGCGGCGAAGTGGTGAGCCTCCCCTGAAGTCCGATCCCCACAGGCTCGGTGCGGGTCACGAAATCCATCATCAGCGGCTGCTCCGGTAGCGAAGTGGTGAACGCGGATTGAACCAACGGAGTTCCCCATGACGTACAACCCCAACCCGCCACCGTTCTGCCCCGTGCGGGCCGGCCTTTCCCTCGCCGCCATGCTCCTCGCCGCTGCCGTGGG from the Frigoriglobus tundricola genome contains:
- a CDS encoding DUF1559 family PulG-like putative transporter — its product is MSFRLPVTTVLLLVAPSFASAHGIGVEAKLKGDRVAVEAFFDDDTPAADAKVAVTGEDGKVVAEGKADAKGTWSFPAPPAGKYKVTVDAGGGHLAKTTITIPARPPSVPSTVPSEGAAPPTAPAAEPDLVVSDGPTRAETTGWRRWLMAGVGVTVIGLLTLSFRLFARKRLRSPATEEPVTMTTQTRRPGFTLIELLVVIAIIAILIGLLLPAVQKVREAAARAKCQNNLKQIGLGLFNYESTYQKFPSAATGPSYDGTPYLNSWMKSLLPHIEQQNLYNQFALNTNWYETPNFTAISTPVNIYVCPSAQGTHTASGVIDDLMYPKSSPNAPPTIPNAATTDYAALTGLEFKFWAANGLPVPAATSAAYKTMTNLKGVLASPGTPIAGVTDGLSNCMVVSECANRPTLWAMGRQTTTPITEDGYSSGGYGLTDSTGLVVMGSPWASEYGAALVLNGFDPSANAKPGTCLMNCTNMWEIYSPHTGGANTLMGDGSVRFVNSSISAAVLSGSITRAGGEVVSLP
- a CDS encoding ATPase domain-containing protein; its protein translation is MSAEDRVTIRKLPTGVPGLDEILGGGLPEYSFNIIAGSPGGGKSTLAHQVVFANATPERPALYFTVLGEPALKMLRYQQQFKFFDPAKLNTAVRFVNLSQVVLEQDLEAVLAEIIKEVEATHPAVVVVDSFRTVVRKAVGGTGEAELQGFIQRLALHLTSWQATTFLIGEYTEGEVRDNPVFTVADGLFWLYQQVERNSIVRKLQVMKLRGQASVPGLHTFRITEDGVQAFPRNFGLTGRTAKARERRRLPCGVPGLDAMLGGGIPEGDSLLVVGPSGAGKSVFASQFIAEGLRLGEPGIVAIFEERPEEYAGRAASLGMDFTQPQRDGKLSIIYLRPLDLSVDEAMREILDVVARTGAKRLVIDSLAGFEMALAPGFRTDFRESLYRMIGAVTRTGVTIVSTVEVTETFTELALSPYSISFLSDDIIRLRYVEIDGQLRKVIMVVKVRAGDHSKDICEYQITSEGLRIGERLTGYHGLTTGVPEPLDLVVPEPEE
- a CDS encoding DUF4198 domain-containing protein, giving the protein MTLTLRCLALAFLAVAGGTAAAHEIKVFSSRHALPEAGKATIFLSWGHRVPVDELVDAAPIERYDLIAPGGGVTALKKDGVSLQANAVELKDDGVHTAVVTRKSSVYTYVLGDDDERQLKRGPKTEHTKARVESATRYQQAGKALIVVGKAGDAAPKPVGLPVEINPLDGPAKWTAGSDVRFQIVLDGKPVPTAEVLAREVGFKPDDAWSYATESNRKGEFTVRPSKAGTWVVKVNVKKLTQGKTREEYDFDSYTATLTLEVRP
- a CDS encoding sensor histidine kinase, with amino-acid sequence MDAELGLDTSVDTPLLRRICRYLSERSPQPTVAVEGLTHVVIYVNPAFARFVGRERKDLVGRPFAETVPESEGNGCQALLDRVFRTGLHETLAEQEHRHTQSVPVYWSYAVWAILGADERPAGVMIQVTDATETAVFRSQAAAVNEALVLSSVRQHELMEETGALNARLREAQHLLEGRVAERTGELAAANAALQAEIGSRETAEVDRRELLRLLATAQEDERRRIARDLHDQMGQLVTALGLGLKTLEATTPDPSPARLQLPQLRELTDRIGREVHQLARDLRPTALDDLGLLTALSNYADDWAERSGIEIDFQSVGWGTGRLPQAVETALYRVVQETLTNVIRHSGARRVSLVLQLSPGLVTAVVEDDGVGFDAESVAAPAWAGGRVGLLGIRERLTLLGGTLVIESVPGRGTTVIARVPLPTRGTEDREG